In Campylobacter vicugnae, a genomic segment contains:
- a CDS encoding TonB C-terminal domain-containing protein, producing the protein MNSSFGISYNTTSALWLSIILYFFIIFIIFFKLSSYEESIKYTNEQDAFMDVFVVDTTLGETITSPKQKDKKIEDIKLKEEEIEPKPQQETTNKDLSPTKPDNPNVNFSDLFSEVAPIDITPKSTQAVQSNTKSEPKSNSKSAADIVASLQKDINSKAPKSSMTGVYNKYMGDIVEIIQSRWVRYKADTNNQAKVQIIIDKFGKLSYSVDEYSLNSTFNSKVRDYLEQLQNLEFPIPPNKNTIVININLIDQIETELE; encoded by the coding sequence ATGAATAGTAGTTTTGGCATTTCATACAACACAACTAGTGCCTTATGGCTATCTATAATTTTATATTTTTTTATTATATTTATTATATTTTTTAAACTTAGTAGTTATGAAGAGAGTATAAAATATACTAATGAGCAAGATGCATTTATGGATGTTTTTGTAGTTGATACCACTTTGGGTGAGACTATAACATCTCCTAAACAAAAAGATAAAAAAATAGAAGATATAAAATTAAAAGAAGAAGAAATAGAGCCAAAGCCACAGCAAGAGACAACCAATAAAGATCTATCTCCTACAAAACCAGATAATCCAAATGTGAATTTTAGCGATCTTTTTAGCGAAGTTGCTCCAATAGATATCACTCCTAAAAGCACTCAAGCTGTTCAAAGTAATACTAAAAGCGAGCCAAAATCAAATTCAAAAAGTGCTGCTGATATCGTAGCATCGCTCCAAAAAGATATAAATAGTAAAGCTCCAAAATCATCTATGACTGGAGTATATAATAAATATATGGGTGATATAGTAGAAATAATTCAAAGTAGATGGGTAAGATATAAAGCTGATACAAATAATCAAGCAAAAGTTCAAATTATTATAGATAAATTTGGAAAGTTAAGCTATAGTGTTGATGAGTATTCACTAAATAGTACTTTTAATAGTAAGGTAAGAGATTATCTAGAGCAGTTGCAAAATTTAGAATTTCCAATCCCGCCTAATAAAAATACCATAGTGATAAATATAAATTTAATTGATCAAATAGAAACGGAGTTAGAGTGA
- the atpG gene encoding ATP synthase F1 subunit gamma produces the protein MSNLKDIKRKIKSVQNTQKTTKAMKLVSTAKLKKAEEAARHSRVYALKINEVLSEIAYEINKFKIVGEGNKFFDTEAKVEKVDIIFVTADKGLCGGFNISTIKIIRNMIEEYKSKKIKVRLRAVGKKGIEFFNFQGIEILEGYRGVSSAPTYEKAQEVIRAAIDDFTAGITDKVVLVHNGYKNMISQEIRINTIAPVEPPKSKENDQNGSLMDFEPEHDDRILDELMRKYFEYSMYYALIDSLAAEHSARMQAMDNATNNAKARVKELNLAYNKARQESITTELIEIISGVESMK, from the coding sequence ATGTCAAATTTAAAGGATATTAAAAGAAAGATCAAGAGCGTTCAAAACACGCAAAAAACTACAAAGGCGATGAAGCTTGTTTCTACTGCTAAGCTTAAAAAAGCAGAAGAGGCGGCTCGCCATTCTCGTGTTTATGCTCTAAAGATCAATGAGGTCTTAAGTGAAATAGCTTATGAGATTAATAAGTTTAAAATCGTTGGCGAAGGAAATAAATTCTTTGACACAGAGGCAAAAGTAGAAAAAGTTGACATAATTTTTGTTACTGCTGATAAGGGTCTTTGTGGTGGTTTTAATATCTCAACTATCAAAATTATAAGAAATATGATAGAAGAGTATAAATCTAAAAAGATCAAAGTTCGCTTAAGAGCTGTGGGTAAAAAAGGTATAGAGTTTTTCAATTTCCAAGGTATTGAAATTCTAGAAGGATACCGTGGTGTAAGTTCAGCACCTACATATGAAAAAGCTCAAGAAGTTATAAGAGCAGCTATTGATGATTTTACAGCTGGTATTACTGATAAGGTTGTATTGGTTCATAATGGCTATAAAAATATGATTTCTCAAGAGATTAGGATCAATACTATAGCGCCAGTAGAACCACCAAAAAGTAAAGAAAATGATCAAAATGGTTCTTTAATGGATTTTGAGCCTGAGCATGATGATAGAATACTTGATGAACTTATGAGAAAGTATTTTGAGTATAGTATGTATTATGCTCTTATTGACTCTTTAGCTGCTGAACATAGTGCTAGAATGCAGGCTATGGATAATGCAACTAATAACGCTAAAGCTAGAGTAAAAGAGTTAAATCTTGCCTACAATAAAGCAAGACAAGAAAGTATCACAACAGAACTTATAGAAATTATAAGTGGCGTTGAGAGTATGAAGTAA
- the atpD gene encoding F0F1 ATP synthase subunit beta, with amino-acid sequence MKGVISQVMGPVVDVDFKDYLPKINEAIEVNFTVEGNTYKLVLETAAHLGDNRVRTIAMDMSEGLTRGLEATALGAPISVPVGEKVLGRIFNVVGDLIDEGAEESFDKKWSIHRDPPPFEEQSTKSEIFETGIKVVDLLAPYAKGGKVGLFGGAGVGKTVIIMELIHNVAFKHSGYSVFAGVGERTREGNDLYNEMKESGVLDKVALCYGQMNEPPGARNRIALTGLTMAEYFRDEMGLDVLMFIDNIFRFSQSGSEMSALLGRIPSAVGYQPTLASEMGKLQERITSTRKGSITSVQAVYVPADDLTDPAPATVFAHLDATTVLNRAIAEKGIYPAVDPLDSTSRMLDPQILGEEHYRIARGVQAVLQKYKDLQDIIAILGMDELSEEDKLTVDRARKIEKYLSQPFFVAEVFTGSPGKYVSLEETIAGFKGILEGKYDHLPENAFYMVGNIDEAIAKAEKMKA; translated from the coding sequence ATGAAAGGTGTAATTAGCCAAGTTATGGGTCCTGTAGTTGATGTTGATTTCAAAGACTACTTGCCTAAAATTAACGAAGCTATTGAAGTAAATTTTACTGTTGAAGGTAATACATATAAATTAGTATTAGAAACTGCTGCACATCTAGGCGATAATAGAGTTAGAACAATTGCTATGGATATGAGTGAAGGTCTTACTCGTGGCTTAGAAGCTACTGCGCTTGGAGCACCTATTAGCGTACCTGTTGGAGAAAAAGTTCTTGGTAGAATTTTTAATGTTGTAGGCGATTTAATAGACGAAGGTGCTGAAGAGAGTTTTGATAAAAAATGGTCTATCCATAGAGATCCACCTCCATTTGAAGAACAAAGTACAAAAAGTGAAATTTTTGAAACAGGTATTAAAGTTGTTGACCTTCTAGCACCATATGCAAAAGGTGGTAAAGTAGGTCTATTTGGTGGTGCTGGTGTTGGTAAAACAGTTATTATTATGGAGCTTATTCACAATGTTGCATTTAAACATAGTGGTTACTCTGTATTTGCTGGTGTTGGCGAAAGAACTCGTGAAGGTAACGACCTTTATAACGAAATGAAAGAATCGGGCGTTTTAGATAAAGTTGCCCTATGCTACGGCCAAATGAACGAGCCACCAGGGGCAAGAAATAGAATTGCTCTAACTGGTCTAACAATGGCTGAGTATTTCCGTGATGAGATGGGACTAGATGTTCTTATGTTTATTGATAATATTTTTAGATTCTCTCAATCAGGTTCAGAAATGTCAGCACTTCTTGGACGTATTCCAAGTGCGGTTGGTTATCAACCTACACTTGCTAGTGAAATGGGTAAATTGCAAGAGAGAATTACATCAACTAGAAAAGGTTCTATTACATCAGTTCAAGCTGTTTATGTACCTGCAGATGACCTTACTGACCCAGCTCCTGCGACTGTTTTTGCTCACCTTGATGCTACAACGGTTCTTAATAGAGCGATTGCTGAAAAAGGTATTTATCCAGCAGTTGATCCACTAGATTCAACTTCTAGAATGCTAGATCCACAAATTTTAGGTGAAGAGCATTATAGAATTGCTCGTGGCGTTCAAGCTGTATTACAAAAATATAAAGACCTACAAGATATCATTGCAATTCTAGGTATGGATGAGCTAAGCGAAGAAGATAAATTGACTGTCGATAGAGCTAGAAAAATAGAAAAATATCTATCTCAACCATTCTTCGTTGCTGAAGTATTTACAGGTAGCCCTGGTAAATATGTAAGCTTAGAAGAGACTATTGCAGGATTTAAAGGTATTTTAGAAGGTAAATATGACCACCTACCTGAAAATGCATTTTATATGGTAGGAAATATTGATGAGGCTATTGCTAAAGCTGAAAAGATGAAAGCGTAA
- a CDS encoding MotA/TolQ/ExbB proton channel family protein codes for MESIELLISYLSKSSLVTIVVLTWLSLYFVISFTILFSRYNGLNRWIKKEKQALEAILLGKKLQATDSVLKKCPQENISKERLDVFISLAQTNSTSGLTTLSIIASTSPFIGLFGTVISILETFAALGQGGGSASLSVIAPAISEALVATGCGIFVAIPAYTFNLLIKRKAYELISLIQRESNLLLSSK; via the coding sequence GTGGAGTCTATAGAGCTTCTTATAAGTTATCTATCCAAAAGTAGTTTGGTGACAATCGTTGTTCTTACATGGTTGTCTCTCTACTTTGTTATTAGTTTTACTATTTTATTTTCACGCTATAATGGTCTTAATCGCTGGATTAAAAAAGAAAAACAAGCACTTGAGGCTATTCTTCTTGGTAAAAAACTTCAAGCTACAGATTCAGTTTTAAAAAAATGCCCTCAAGAAAATATAAGCAAAGAGCGTCTTGATGTATTTATATCTTTAGCTCAGACCAATTCTACAAGCGGATTAACAACGCTATCTATAATAGCTTCTACCTCGCCATTTATTGGATTATTTGGTACTGTTATTAGCATATTAGAGACATTTGCAGCTTTAGGTCAAGGGGGAGGCTCAGCATCGTTATCGGTGATAGCTCCAGCAATCTCAGAGGCTTTGGTTGCTACTGGTTGTGGGATATTTGTAGCTATTCCAGCTTATACTTTTAATCTCTTGATAAAGCGAAAAGCTTATGAGCTAATAAGTCTTATACAAAGAGAATCAAATTTGTTGCTTAGTAGTAAGTAG
- a CDS encoding biopolymer transporter ExbD: MMNFDENPELNITPLVDIMLVLLAILMVTTPAIIYEEQISLPDGSKSKVLSQELKSLTVRIDSQRQVYIEQSKMSLNELSDNLVLISKKYDKNSPVYIKADKRLIYNDVMFVLKSMKNAGFSKVALETNG, from the coding sequence ATGATGAATTTTGATGAAAATCCAGAATTAAATATAACGCCTTTAGTTGATATTATGCTGGTTTTGCTAGCTATTTTGATGGTTACAACTCCAGCTATTATATATGAAGAGCAAATTAGCCTTCCAGATGGCTCAAAGTCTAAGGTATTATCTCAAGAATTAAAGAGTTTAACTGTTAGAATTGATAGCCAAAGACAGGTATATATAGAACAGTCCAAAATGTCATTAAATGAGTTAAGTGATAATTTGGTTTTAATATCTAAAAAATATGATAAAAACTCTCCAGTATATATAAAAGCTGATAAAAGATTAATATACAATGATGTAATGTTTGTTTTAAAAAGTATGAAAAATGCAGGTTTTTCTAAGGTAGCTTTAGAGACAAATGGCTGA
- the atpA gene encoding F0F1 ATP synthase subunit alpha has product MSVKLKADEISSIIKERIENFDLSVNIEETGKVISVADGVANVYGLKNVMAGEMVEFENGQKGMALNLEESSVGVVVLGSCNDIKEGSSVKRLGRLLRVPVGDALIGRVVNALGEPIDGKGTIDATETRFIEEKAKGIMARKSVHEPLQTGIKAIDGLVPIGRGQRELIIGDRQTGKTTVATDTIINQRGQDVICIYVAIGQKQSTVAQVVKKLEEYGAMDYTIVVNASASDAAALQYLAPYVGVTMGEYFRDNSRHALIIYDDLSKHAVAYREMSLILRRPPGREAYPGDVFYLHSRLLERASKLSDKLGAGSLTALPIIETQAGDVSAYIPTNVISITDGQIFLESDLFNSGIRPAINVGLSVSRVGGAAQIKAIKKVSGTLRLDLAQYRELQAFAQFASDLDESSRKQLERGQRMVEVLKQPPYSPLPVENQVVIIFAGSNGYLDDIPVSAVTKFEAELYPYIEAKYPDIFEQIRNKKALDKDIEEALDKALNEFKAIFSAE; this is encoded by the coding sequence GTGAGTGTTAAGTTAAAAGCTGATGAGATTAGCAGTATCATCAAAGAACGCATAGAAAATTTTGATCTTAGCGTTAATATTGAAGAGACTGGCAAGGTTATATCAGTCGCAGATGGCGTGGCAAATGTTTATGGTCTTAAAAATGTCATGGCTGGCGAGATGGTTGAGTTTGAAAATGGCCAAAAAGGTATGGCATTAAACCTAGAAGAGAGCAGCGTAGGTGTTGTTGTTTTAGGTAGTTGTAATGATATTAAAGAGGGAAGCAGTGTAAAAAGACTTGGCAGACTTCTTAGAGTTCCAGTAGGCGATGCATTAATCGGTCGTGTAGTTAATGCTTTAGGTGAGCCAATAGATGGTAAAGGCACTATCGATGCTACTGAGACTAGATTTATTGAAGAAAAAGCTAAAGGCATTATGGCTAGAAAATCTGTTCATGAGCCACTTCAAACAGGTATTAAAGCAATTGATGGTCTAGTGCCAATTGGTAGAGGTCAAAGAGAGCTTATCATTGGCGACCGCCAAACTGGTAAAACTACAGTTGCAACTGATACAATCATCAACCAAAGAGGTCAAGATGTAATCTGTATCTATGTAGCAATCGGTCAAAAACAATCAACAGTAGCCCAAGTTGTTAAAAAACTTGAAGAATATGGCGCTATGGACTATACAATTGTTGTAAATGCAAGTGCTAGTGATGCAGCTGCACTTCAATATTTAGCTCCATATGTTGGCGTAACAATGGGTGAGTATTTCCGTGATAATTCTCGTCATGCGCTTATTATCTATGATGATTTAAGTAAACACGCTGTAGCATATCGTGAGATGTCTCTTATTCTTCGCCGCCCACCAGGTCGTGAAGCTTATCCAGGCGATGTATTCTATCTACACTCAAGATTACTTGAAAGAGCAAGTAAGTTAAGTGATAAACTAGGCGCAGGAAGTCTTACAGCTTTACCTATTATAGAAACTCAAGCTGGCGATGTTTCTGCATATATCCCAACTAACGTTATCTCTATTACAGATGGTCAAATTTTCCTTGAGAGTGATCTATTTAACTCAGGTATTCGCCCAGCAATTAACGTTGGTCTATCTGTATCTCGTGTTGGTGGTGCTGCACAAATCAAAGCTATCAAAAAAGTATCTGGTACTTTAAGACTAGATCTTGCTCAATATCGCGAGCTACAAGCGTTTGCTCAATTTGCAAGTGATCTTGATGAGAGCAGCCGTAAACAATTAGAGCGTGGTCAAAGAATGGTTGAAGTTCTAAAACAACCACCATATAGCCCATTACCAGTTGAAAATCAAGTTGTTATTATATTTGCAGGTAGTAATGGATATTTAGATGATATTCCTGTATCTGCTGTTACTAAATTTGAGGCTGAGCTCTATCCATATATCGAGGCTAAATACCCAGATATTTTTGAACAAATTCGTAATAAAAAAGCACTTGATAAAGATATCGAAGAGGCACTAGATAAAGCATTAAATGAATTTAAAGCAATATTTAGCGCTGAATAA
- the atpC gene encoding ATP synthase F1 subunit epsilon, protein MNTIHLEIVTPEGLIFSNDAKMVVLPGVDGEFGVLPGHASLVSLLQIGVVDIENVDGSRDAVAIDWGYAKIDENKISILVDGAVYVSGNSESDIAKSIENAKTLVKKMHDNNGILATALAKIENSTKAR, encoded by the coding sequence ATGAATACAATACATTTAGAAATAGTCACCCCAGAAGGGCTAATATTTTCTAATGATGCTAAAATGGTAGTCCTTCCTGGTGTAGATGGCGAGTTTGGCGTTTTGCCAGGCCACGCCTCTTTGGTTTCGCTGCTTCAAATCGGTGTAGTTGATATTGAAAATGTAGATGGAAGCCGTGATGCAGTTGCTATTGACTGGGGTTATGCTAAGATTGATGAGAATAAAATTAGTATTTTAGTTGATGGTGCCGTATATGTAAGTGGCAATAGCGAAAGCGATATCGCTAAATCTATAGAAAATGCTAAGACTCTTGTTAAAAAAATGCATGATAATAATGGAATCTTGGCTACTGCTTTAGCTAAGATAGAGAATTCCACAAAGGCTAGATAG
- a CDS encoding F0F1 ATP synthase subunit delta: MREIVAKKYVKALILAFNANEIDKVSDEFSKLASAFSISKFNFIIDSPMIDAKSKVEFLLSLVDDGKNEKLANFLMLLSHRGRLHLIPEISKELEYQKALRDAKFKGIISGNIDLSPAQKSELEDKFSKKFNVKVELETVKNEFNGIKIELDDLGVEVSFSIDRLKAQMSEYILKVI; this comes from the coding sequence ATGAGAGAAATAGTAGCCAAAAAATATGTAAAAGCACTGATCTTAGCTTTTAATGCTAATGAAATTGATAAAGTTAGCGATGAGTTTAGTAAGTTAGCTTCTGCGTTTAGCATATCTAAATTTAACTTTATCATTGACTCTCCAATGATTGATGCAAAATCTAAGGTTGAGTTTTTATTATCCTTAGTTGATGATGGTAAAAATGAGAAATTAGCCAACTTTTTAATGCTTCTAAGCCATAGAGGTAGGTTACATCTAATTCCAGAAATCTCAAAAGAATTAGAGTATCAAAAAGCTCTAAGAGATGCTAAATTTAAGGGAATAATATCTGGAAATATAGATTTAAGCCCTGCTCAAAAAAGCGAATTAGAAGATAAATTTTCTAAGAAATTTAATGTAAAAGTTGAATTAGAAACTGTCAAAAATGAGTTCAATGGTATCAAAATTGAGCTTGATGATTTAGGTGTTGAGGTTAGCTTCTCAATTGATAGATTAAAAGCTCAAATGAGTGAATATATATTAAAAGTAATTTAA